Proteins encoded in a region of the Onthophagus taurus isolate NC chromosome 10, IU_Otau_3.0, whole genome shotgun sequence genome:
- the LOC111428436 gene encoding uro-adherence factor A-like isoform X2, with protein sequence MSVPMSQYEALLEEVRLLRRRTQHVQQLADPLISNEERYDVQGKCQTLLSNNVTKSKTNLNPTMDSTDVEFLHETKPPDEFDQIDHENIPSEDECGRVSSTHMSVSSEPISQPTRGRASLYHGTWPVERTTTMWNSEPTNLGPMTNNLTAIRMDQTSVMSFASSSGGAPLDRVLSSPDHSRRSSQQLEAKMDMVYSLLAMLGGQEHADMGETLLALSTSPESCLAMRQSGCIPLLVQLVQSDKDADSRKKASEALHNLVHSQPDEKLRKRETRVLKLLEQARLYTEALKNNTEFIPDPSISSGDDTASDKHPVATIAHLMKHSFDEGHRQAICQLGGIYVIANLVENEHSIHGSTNEDGQCILMRRYACMALTNLTFGDSGNKALLCSFREFMRALVVQLQSPSDELRQVTASVLRNLSWRADSVSKEILKEVGTVTGLMKAAMVDSKENTLKSILSALWNLSAHCTENKAEICAIDGALGFLVDMLSYKTPSKSLAVIENSGGILRNISSQIAVREDYREILRKHNCLQVLLEQLKSPSLTIVSNACGTLWNLSAKNGQDQESLWQMGAPAMLRSLNHSKHKMIAMGSSAALKNLLSSRPSHSLLPQMDATAKAMDLPVLPTLGARKQKALLQDLDQNLRETYDNLESPKDFKKTFLKEKKDEDLCHAFSSINLNETSSNSYFHQKTFSGGSSSLPYTTQKRLKRIEDETDSNDQPIDFSRKYSEKQDNLKQKKYVTTSYAETDLDQPTDYSLRYAEDDSDSEIPKNEYVQDTVKTYCTEGTPLNFSTATSMSDLRIEKIDNEKTSQNSSSIQKEENVIDEKDRCSTEDISEIETARKSEKLQFNSGLMSPEKPVNYCEEGTPGYFSRVSSFGSLTSIPANENLKGKTGQDKERISQNVSQEDETKREIIPNENQKAVKFEQTVNYAEETPLMFSRSSSLASLDSFEQHSIHDDRSSIVSEISRFTSGVVSPDIPDSPSQTMPPSPRPRKVLEYPSTSRAAILFQRTAADGRPQPAPRSIQKPSIFEDNVTKFKEESTPVQFSTATSLSSLTIDEHEDRNLTLPKVSPPTSQNSGSTLSANATNVNVEEKVKQNDEKKDVEPEKPANISSDSEIHISENEGDEDILADCINIGMQNRRHKEVEPVQATPGAKSYNYPLKRPASGSGIPLPRRFGQNNGSGDTVKTYCTEDTPAILSHAGSQSDLSILSSPNEKKNNSNVKDYTSDDSGSNLSGDNENILAECIQSGMPKAKPKHNNSKIFNKVTPDNNYLDGKDRKLTYLIAKDEVEKFAVENSPCQFSLRSSLSDLTVDGSVAGLASMKPASSNNQQKPINNSNLSGQESLSSLSVDSVGSVENEQALLEQCISSGMPKSKSSESSQHPDTEQKDPKNAPAASAVASIPHQLEFEQIHDHRPAPPPITAGEDESDAGRSHATRDEPLKTPPATEQVLIEPKKSGCEKENVEEKIENEKIVNRMLDPDAMIESLDRFTAELVLQAQSRMEKEKDLQNSVTDGGETWTDISPNDVSFPSISGSVPQVITFSDDYARKEANFTTDMSTLTESTLIAIEATRIATTFQMEAAMAHSTGPFELDMIQPPSHLNSLTSSINELDFNKTKRSPKLTVRKKSLPNLMIRKALTNSLNQATSFESLENRSISNLDHVNPPSILGDVELLDLEGSMISVASLQSEAEDVKTDFLINGFVSENRQNSHPMFNVKVPYSEIENVNPPSIFNEITDICNSLADAQTEAMGTETEIFEDCITHLDNDATLFSDANSSTPLESDLSSNDSTPKKQRKMLTPKERRNLSKDRYKTYTIDLQASEDYVTCTSGTPPRSSPKMTAREKRLNNRSRFETQVIDESILKNFESSSSKETISETSTLTSTCITESTLNGNCSQSNIRKNFIQKRLENRDRFKTKVITDNSSAVMLITSPNSPDLHYLLQKEANTVLKTLNETKTKVDELLECETLSLVSNEEDSSEQNSGGSNYRTYHKSWGLNQPHIPVVDQQSTDDTIKTKELDSFEIENIENSESSDFEGEVKPGKPKIVKPEDVVEKDEEKVKAIRGHRKSLYHRNVKTTPPSKIVSPTPISNKMSPTNKNLVTKTTPPKNVNKTPLTNSKLIKPSTKSTNIPTQKNNFITSKPPQQQSPIKSNSPKQHSNSTSTKSPNLERQGTFVKEEKPKTVSGIPKSAPSKIPSTSNIPKPSKIARATPPPPPKSIPKPQKTPPLNNQEKPKTFYRSPSVDAKDVTKRSSLQPSTSSQSLKNGGVVKRSSMPESTNQQRNGSNGSLASNGSNSKQITSKIASLWKRVEESKKQSNKTIDKRVWIQPEQQKLIRSNTFDNKDELHGNQDSGKRISSSGR encoded by the exons ATGTCGGTGCCAATGTCACAATATGAGGCACTTCTTGAGGAAGTACGTTTGCTTAGGCGCAGAACTCAACATGTTCAACAACTCGCAGATCCTTTAATATCAAATGAAGAACGTTATGATGTACAG gGAAAATGTCAAACGCTTTTAAGCAATAATGTAACcaaaagtaaaacaaatttaaatccgACGATGGATTCAACTGACGTGgaatttttacacgaaacgAAACCCCCAGACGAG tttgATCAAATTGACCATGAAAATATTCCAAGTGAAGATGAATGCGGCCGCGTATCCAGTACTCACATGTCAGTTAGCAGTGAACCAATATCACAACCAACGAGGGGTCGAGCTAGTTTATACCATGGAACATGGCCGGTTGAAAGAACGACTACAATGTGGAATTCAGAACCAACAAATTTAGGTCCAATGACAAATAATTTAACCGCGATTCGAATGGATCAAACAAGCGTAATGAGTTTTGCTTCAAGTTCCGGTGGCGCCCCTTTAGATCGCGTATTAAGTAGCCCAGATCATTCACGAAGATCTTCACAACAATTAGAAGCAAAAATGGATATGGTTTATAGTTTATTAGCTATGTTGGGGGGGCAAGAACACGCCGATATGGGAGAAACCCTTTTGGCATTAAGTACAAGCCCTGAAAGTTGTTTAGCAATGCGACAATCTGGTTGTATACCCCTTCTGGTGCAATTAGTTCAATCGGATAAAGACGCCGATTCACGAAAGAAAGCATCCGAGGCTTTACATAATTTGGTGCATTCACAACCGGATGAGAAACTTCGCAAACGAGAAACAAGGGTTTTAAAGTTATTAGAACAAGCTAGATTATATACGGaagctttaaaaaataacaccGAATTTATTCCTGATCCATCAATATCTTCCGGTGACGATACCGCAAGCGATAAACATCCCGTCGCTACGATAGCGCATTTAATGAAACATTCGTTTGATGAGGGTCATCGTCAAGCGATTTGTCAACTTGGAGGGATTTACGTAATCGCTAATTTAGTTGAGAATGAACACTCAATTCATGGTAGCACGAACGAAGATGGTCAATGCATTTTAATGAGACGTTACGCGTGTATGGCTTTAACAAATCTTACATTTGGTGATAGCGGAAATAAAGCTCTTCTCTGTTCGTTTCGCGAATTTATGCGAGCTCTTGTTGTACAACTACAAAGTCCCAGTGATGAATTAAGACAAGTGACAGCAAGCGTGCTTAGAAATTTATCATGGAGAGCTGATTCAGTTagcaaagaaattttaaaagaagttGGGACAGTAACTGGATTAATGAAAGCGGCGATGGTTGATAGTAAAGAGAATACGTTAAAATCAATACTTTCGGCTTTATGGAATTTATCGGCTCATTGTACAGAAAATAAAGCGGAAATTTGTGCTATAGATGGAGCGTTAGGTTTCTTAGTTGATATGTTATCTTACAAAACTCCATCAAAATCATTAGCTGTTATTGAAAATTCGGGTGGGATACTTAGAAACATTTCATCTCAAATCGCTGTAAGAGAGGATTATCGGGAAATCTTACGGAAACATAATTGTCTTCAAgtacttttagaacaattaaAATCACCTAGTTTGACCATTGTTAGTAACGCTTGTGGTACCTTATGGAATCTTTCAGCGAAAAATGGGCAAGATCAAGAAAGTTTATGGCAAATGGGGGCTCCGGCGATGTTGAGAAGTTTAAATCAttcaaaacataaaatgatTGCTATGGGCTCAAGCGCtgctttaaaaaatttattaagttctCGCCCCAGCCATAGCTTATTACCCCAAATGGACGCCACAGCTAAAGCTATGGATCTTCCAGTTTTACCAACGTTAGGTGCAAGGAAACAAAAAGCTTTATTACAAGATTTAGATCAAAACTTAAGAGAAACCTACGATAATTTAGAATCGccaaaagatttcaaaaaaacctttttaaaagaaaagaaagacgAAGATTTGTGTCATGCGTTTTCATCGATTAACCTCAATGAAACATCTTCAAACTCATATTTCCATCAAAAAACGTTTAGTGGTGGATCTTCATCACTTCCATACACAACACAAAAAAGATTGAAACGAATTGAAGATGAAACGGATTCTAACGATCAACCAATCGATTTTAGCCGAAAATATTCTGAGAaacaagataatttaaaacaaaaaaaatatgttacaaCATCATACGCCGAAACTGATTTAGATCAACCAACCGATTATTCTTTAAGATACGCCGAAGACGATTCAGACTCAGAAATACCTAAAAACGAATACGTACAAGACACCGTTAAAACATATTGTACGGAAGGGACACCTTTAAATTTCTCAACGGCTACATCAATGTCCGATTTGAGAATAGAAAAAATCGACAACGAAAAAACATCGCAGAATTCATCTTCAAttcaaaaagaagaaaatgttatcgACGAAAAAGATCGTTGTTCAACCGAAGATATTTCAGAGATTGAAACGGCGAGGAAATCGGAAAAGTTACAATTTAATTCGGGGTTGATGTCGCCGGAAAAGCCGGTTAATTACTGCGAAGAAGGAACTCCGGGTTATTTTTCGAGAGTGAGCAGTTTTGGATCGTTAACTTCAATTCCAGcgaatgaaaatttgaaaggTAAAACAGGACAAGATAAAGAAAGAATCTCTCAAAACGTTTCGCAAGAAGATGAAACGAAACGCGAAATAATCCCGAATGAGAATCAAAAAGCCGTTAAATTCGAACAAACCGTAAATTACGCCGAAGAAACTCCATTAATGTTTTCGCGTTCGAGTTCTCTGGCTTCGTTGGATAGTTTTGAGCAACACTCTATCCACGATGATCGAAGCTCAATCGTTTCTGAAATTAg TCGTTTTACAAGCGGAGTTGTTTCCCCGGATATCCCCGATTCTCCATCGCAAACGATGCCGCCGAGTCCGCGCCCtcgaaaagttttagaataccCATCCACTTCTCGAGCAgctattttatttcaaagaaCGGCCGCTGATGGGCGACCTCAACCAGCACCTCGAAGTATTCAAAAACCAagtatttttgaagataatgTTACTAAATTTAAAGAGGAGAGTACTCCAGTACAATTTTCCACGGCAACGAGTTTGAGTAGTTTAACTATTGATGAACACGAAGATCGAAATTTGACATTGCCAAAG GTTTCTCCCCCAACCAGTCAAAATAGTGGGAGTACTTTGAGTGCAAACGCAACGAATGTCAATGTTGAGGAAAAAGTTAAACAAAACGACGAAAAGAAAGATGTTGAACCTGAAAAACCGGCGAATATCAGTTCGGATTCGGAGATACACATCTCTGAAAATGAAGGCGATGAAGACATTTTAGCGGATTGTATTAATATTGGGATGCAAAATCGGAG GCACAAAGAAGTTGAACCCGTTCAGGCAACCCCCGGTGCAAAATCGTACAATTACCCACTAAAACGACCAGCATCTGGAAGTGGAATACCTCTACCAAGAAGATTTGGGCAAAATAATGGGAGTGGTGACACAGTGAAAACTTATTGTACCGAAGATACTCCGGCGATTTTAAGTCATGCTGGCTCCCAATCCGATTTGAGCATATTATCATCGCCgaacgaaaagaaaaataatagtaACGTAAAAGATTATACGTCAGATGATAGCGGAAGTAATTTATCTGGggataacgaaaatattttagctgaGTGTATACAATCTGGGATGCCGAAAGCTAAACCAAAACATAAcaactcaaaaatatttaacaaagtAACTCCAGATAACAATTATTTAGATGGGAAAGACCGAAAATTGACTTATTTAATCGCTAAGGATGAAGTTGAGAAATTCGCCGTCGAAAATAGTCCGTGCCAGTTTTCTTTAAGATCGAGTTTAAGTGATTTAACCGTCGATGGAAGTGTAGCTGGTTTAGCAAg tatgaAACCAGCATCATCGAATAATCAACAAAAACcgattaataattcaaatttatccGGCCAAGAATCTTTATCTTCATTAAGTGTCGATTCAGTTGGATCCGTCGAGAATGAACAAGCGTTGTTGGAGCAATGTATATCATCGGGAATGCCAAAAAGTAAATCTTCAGAATCGTCTCAACACCCCGATACGGAACAAAAAGATCCAAAAAACGCACCTGCTGCGTCTGCTGTCGCAAGCATACCTCATCAGCTCGAATTCGAGCAGATTCACGATCATCGTCCCGCACCACCACCAATAACGGCAGGCGAAGACGAGTCAGACGCAGGCAGAAGTCACGCGACGAGGGACGAACCTTTGAAAACACCCCCCGCAACAGAACAGGTTTTGATCGAACCAAAGAAGAGTGGGtgtgaaaaagaaaatgttgaagaaaaaattgaaaatgaaaagattGTAAATAGAATGTTAGATCCGGATGCGATGATCGAATCTTTAGATCGATTTACAGCCGAATTAGTATTACAAGCTCAATCGAgaatggaaaaagaaaaagatttacaaaaCTCTGTTACCGATGGTGGTGAAACTTGGACGGATATTTCACCAAACGATGTTAGCTTCCCGAGTATTTCCGGTTCTGTTCCGCAAGTAATAACATTTAGCGATGACTATGCGAGAAAAGAGGCCAATTTCACGACGGATATGAGCACATTAACGGAATCAACTTTAATTGCGATAGAAGCAACCCGAATCGCGACCACTTTTCAAATGGAAGCCGCGATGGCTCATAGCACGGGTCCTTTTGAATTGGACATGATCCAACCACCTTCTCATTTGAATTCATTAACAAGCTCGATAAACGAacttgattttaataaaacaaaacgaaGTCCTAAATTAACGGTAAGAAAGAAATCTTTACCGAACTTAATGATACGAAAAGCACTTACAAACTCGCTAAATCAAGCGACAAGTTTTGAATCGTTGGAAAACAGGAGTATATCTAACTTAGATCATGTTAATCCCCCTTCGATTTTAGGCGATGTTGAGCTTTTAGACCTTGAAGGCTCAATGATAAGTGTGGCTTCTTTACAAAGCGAAGCCGAGGATGtcaaaacggattttttaattaacggATTTGTTTCTGAGAATCGACAAAACTCGCATCCGATGTTTAATGTGAAAGTACCCTACTcggaaattgaaaatgttaatccCCCATCGATTTTCAATGAAATTACGGATATTTGTAATTCTTTAGCTGACGCTCAAACTGAAGCCATGGGAACTGAAACTGAAATCTTCGAAGATTGCATCACCCACTTAGACAATGATGCAACTTTATTTTCCGACGCAAATAGTAGCACCCCATTGGAAAGTGATTTAAGCAGTAACGATTCGACTCCTAAAAagcaaagaaaaatgttaaccCCAAAAGAGCGAAGAAACCTGTCTAAAGATCGATATAAAACTTACACGATTGATTTGCAAGCTTCCGAAGATTACGTTACATGCACTTCAGGAACTCCTCCAAGAAGTAGCCCAAAAATGACGGCGAGAGAAAAAAGGTTAAATAATCGATCTAGATTTGAAACGCAAGTTATTGATGAAagtatcttaaaaaattttgaaagttcttcatcaaaagaaacaatttctGAAACTTCTACTTTAACATCAACGTGCATCACAGAGAGTACATTAAATGGAAATTGTTCCCAATCTAATATTCGcaaaaatttcattcaaaaaaggttAGAAAACCGGGATCGATTCAAAACAAAGGTAATCACAGATAATTCTTCAGCTGTAATGTTAATAACATCACCGAATTCGCCCGATTTACattatttactacaaaaagAGGCTAACACAGTgctcaaaactttaaatgaaaCTAAAACGAAAGTGGATGAATTATTAGAATGCGAAACATTAAGTTTGGTATCAAACGAAGAAGATTCATCCGAGCAAAACTCTGGGGGTTCTAATTATAGAACGTATCACAAGAGTTGGGGGCTCAATCAACCTCATATACCGGTTGTTGATCAACAATCAACAGATGATACAATTAAAACGAAAGAATTAGAtagttttgaaattgaaaacatcgaaaattcTGAATCGTCTGATTTTGAAGGTGAGGTTAAACCAGGAAAaccaaaaattgttaaaccCGAAGATGTCGTagaaaaagatgaagaaaaagTGAAAGCGATTCGTGGGCACCGAAAATCTTTGTACCATCGAAACGTTAAAACAACCCCACCAAGTAAAATCGTTTCACCAACTCCGATTAGTAATAAAATGAGtcctacaaataaaaatttggtaACAAAAACGACCCCACCgaaaaatgttaacaaaacCCCACTaactaattcaaaattaattaaaccatCAACAAAATCGACGAATATCCcaactcaaaaaaataattttattacttccAAACCACCACAACAACAAAGCCCGATTAAAAGTAATTCACCAAAACAACATTCGAATTCTACTTCAACAAAGTCGCCGAATTTAGAACGACAAGGGACttttgttaaagaagaaaaaccgAAAACAGTTTCGGGAATTCCAAAATCGGCGCCAAGTAAAATCCCATCAACGAGTAATATTCCGAAACCTTCAAAAATCGCGAGAGCCaccccaccaccaccacctaaATCAATTCCAAAACCACAAAAAACACCCCCTTTAAATAACCAAGAGAaaccaaaaactttttatcgATCCCCAAGCGTCGATGCGAAAGATGTCACGAAAAGAAGCAGCTTACAACCGTCTACTTCGAgtcaaagtttaaaaaatgggGGTGTTGTTAAGCGGTCGTCGATGCCGGAAAGTACGAATCAACAACGAAACGGCAGTAATGGTAGTTTGGCTTCGAACGGTTCGAATTCGAAACAAATTACGAGTAAAATCGCGAGTTTATGGAAAAGAGTCGAGGAAAGTAAAAAGCAAAGTAATAAAACTATTGATAAACGAGTTTGGATTCAACctgaacaacaaaaattgattcgTAGTAATACCTTTGATAATAAAGATGAATTACATGGAAATCAAGATTCCGGAAAAAGGATATCGAG TAGTGGAAGGTGA